The Aspergillus fumigatus Af293 chromosome 3, whole genome shotgun sequence region ATTGCTATTGATTTGGAGCATCACGATGTGCACTCGTATCATGGCTTGGTGTCTCTGATGCAGATCAGCACCCGGGACAAGGATTGGGTTGTTGACACGCTGAAACCTTGGAGAGAAGAGCTCCAGATTCTCAATGAGGTATTTGCGGATCCTGGAATTCTCAAAGTTCTCCATGGCTCGTCCATGGATATTATCTGGCTGCAGCGAGATCTCGGCCTCTACGTTGTGGGCATGTTCGACACCTACCACGCCGCCTGTGCCTTAAACTACCCGAAGCGGAGCTTGAAGTTCCTCCTTCACAAGTTTGTCAACTTCGAAGCCGACAAGAGATATCAGATGGCCGACTGGAGAATCCGTCCTCTCCCGTCAGGAATGTTTGACTATGCCCGCTCCGATACTCACTACCTCCTCTATATTTACGACCACCTACGCAACGAGCTGTTGGAAAACTCGACGCCGGACCACAATCTCGTCGATTATGTACTGGAACAGTCAAAGAACGAAGCTTTACAACGTTACGAGCGTCCCGTTTACGACGCTGCCACgggacaagggcaaggcggATGGTATGACTATCTGTACCGCAACCCTGCTGTTCTGAGCAAGGAACAGTTTGCCGTCTTCAAAGCAGTGCACCAATGGCGCGACGAGGTGGCaagggaagaagacgagggcGTTCAATGCGTGTTTCCAAAGCACATTCTTTTCAAGATTGCCCAAGTCATGCCCCTTGACCAGGGTACTCTGTTCCGGACGTTATCTCCCGTGACGCCGATTGCCAAGGACCGAGCAGCGGATCTCCTGGAAGTTATCaagaaggcgaagattgAAGGAGCTACAGGACCCGAATGGCGCGACTTTGTACGGCCGTTGAAAACGACAGCGGCGCATGCCGCCGAAAAGGGTCTCTCGTCGGACCCCGCCGCTGAGGCAATTGAGTACCCTACTGCAGCGCGATACAAGTCTTCTCAGTTCTGGGGACCTGTCCTGGATGCCCGCGAGCCGCTTACGCCTCCGGAGTATGCTGCAATCGCGTCTGCTGAGGCTCTTCgactctctcttcccctgcCCCCCATGCCACGGACTGTATCCCAAGCTCGCGAGAAGCTTGGCGATACCAAACCAGCGCCGAAGCCTGCCACAACCCCTGCTCCACCCCCAGAGGAAGACAACAAGAAAATTTTCACAGTCAAGGAGCTCGGTGGGCCGCGCAAACGCaaagctgctgctgaggaagcCGAGGCTGCGCCGTCGCTTGAATTGGACGAGATTAATCTAGAGAATGGATCATCGGCGGCCGCCTTGGAGAAGCCGTCCAAGAAGCAGCgccagaagaacaagaagaacaagtcGCAATCACAGCCCGACGGCGATGCGCAAGGCGAAGTACCGTTTAATTATGAAGCTGCCGAGTCCGTATTACACGCCGAGCCTGCGCAGGCAGCAGCCAGCCGTGTGTCTAAGCGATTCGCTCCATACGCAAAGGCAATGGAGGCGCCTGCAGGAGCCCGTAAGCACAAGAGAGAGATTGCAGGGAAGCAATTTACATTCCGGTGATGGGTTTGCAAGACGGTTTGCTTCTTCGTACACAGCCTATGACTATCTTTCGTTCTCTAGGATACATGGACCTCGGATGCATCCTTTGGTTTGGTGGTCGTGATATGGGTTATTCTGGTTCTGTGCATAGCGATACCCGATAGTGTTTAAATAAAGGTCGCCTTGTATTGATCTGAACAAGTCCGTCCTTGATCTGTGCATATGTATATCTTTATCAGTAACCCGAACATGACGCCATTACTCACGCTCTAAAAGCCTTGCGCCTCTGCTTAAGCATGTACGAGTACATCATGAAAGCGCCTAGCCATCCGCTTATTTGCACCTTGACCCATTTCGAGTAGAAGTAAACTCACCAGGAACATATAGAGCAAGGCAGAAGTAGAAGACCGCAGCCCCGATGGGGTTGACCGTCGCAGCGGCGGCCTTTACATCAACCACCACTCACTTCCAATCCCAACGGGATACAAAACAATGAAGAGGGAGTATCTACGCACAGCCAATATTAATCATGTCATCCCCATACAAATGCCGTGGTTCAAGATTGGTGGGAAAGGGGGGAAGGGAACGAATCCCACTCACCTCAACCACTTGACGAAATCAACCCTGATCCCCGCCTGAAGCAAGCCGAAATACGCATACCGGACTACATCCGCCGCGGACCAAGCTAGCAGGAGAGCTGCATAGGCGGGCGATGAAGCCGTCGGCTCGGGAGACTGGTGGTTTACGGCCCAGACCTGGACGCAGCGCGTGAAGGTCTGGGTGAAAGTTGGGAAGATGGGGGCGCGGGTGAGTCCTGTGTTCGGGTTAGCTTTGGCATTGCAGGGGAGTGGAAATGCGAAAGACCTGTTGCGGCGTGGAGAATCTCTACGATGGCGAGGGTTTGGGTTCATCTTGTTTGAAGTTCCAGGTGAGGGTATACATTATTTGGGGATGGATGAGGTGAGAAGAGGAGGGCGGCGATGACGCCGAGGAGGATTCGGAGCCAGAGGATGGAGGAGAGGGTGTTGTAGAGGAGGTAGGTGGATTTTATCGTCATGGTATTTGATCAGACTGGACTCTGTAAATAGTGAGTGACTGATTCTTTGATTTGGTTGGTATTTTCATTGATTTTTGCATTACTGTTCCAAGAGACATCATGGGAAGATTTTGCATGTGATAATATTTGTCGGCATCAGTAGCTTCATCGCTGAGAGAGTACGGGGTAGATATGGAGAAGGATCGATCAAGATGATCATATTCCAATTATTTCTTCTTGACTATCTCGTGCCATTGAAAATGAAATGCGTATCTGGATGTGTGATGGATGAGACGACGCGGAGTTTAGATGCCTCGAGAGAAACAGAGTTCAGTAGAGCTGGAGACCCAGCATGCAAAAAGCAATATGCACATTCCTTTTTACCCCATACTTGCAAAAACTTATTCGTACAAATCTACGGGGTACAGTAGTGCCTACTTAGCATCGGGTCTGAGCTCGATCCGAATTATAAGTACGCCGTCCTATACTGCACTTGCGGTGCCGTGATTGCCGTCAACAGTCACTCTGCTTGAACTGGGATGCTGACTTGACCAATCTCCAGCTCTTTAGAATATGAAGTTTGCCCTGAGGAACCCAAGGCCAAGGTAAAATCTCGTGTCTCGATCGTGGAAGTGAGGTCTGTGCGTGTGCCATGGTTCATGAGTTTACAGTTTCGCACAGGGCAAGACCTTAGTCTGGACTCAATGTCATGCAGTGGCTGGAGTCTATCCATCGATCACTTGATCAGAATTTGGCGTTACTGTCAGGATTGTTCCTACTTAT contains the following coding sequences:
- a CDS encoding putative membrane protein, coding for MNPNPRHRRDSPRRNRSFAFPLPCNAKANPNTGLTRAPIFPTFTQTFTRCVQVWAVNHQSPEPTASSPAYAALLLAWSAADVVRYAYFGLLQAGIRVDFVKWLRPPLRRSTPSGLRSSTSALLYMFLVSLLLLEMGQGANKRMARRFHDVLVHA
- a CDS encoding exosome nuclease subunit RRP6 is translated as MESAADFPPFQQRLTSSLVQMTRTVGQLSVEDLNFHRTSSVEFSESLDEQRDRILSLTSSLLRTATAGTDLLAPKLHDEDSVEDNWRGVVDVIDALLERADACLDEFTGVIKKLSPSQQEQSAAKAAKKASTKFPSVYDFGPSKIPKPQLLFERPPDNTDVSPFKPLLRIKPHAIVPLEDSLKLTDPAQGYRNPYETEIQAAKYPESTYTVSPPVEYQPFESTAATFVDTLEGVKEMLSELKSAKEIAIDLEHHDVHSYHGLVSLMQISTRDKDWVVDTLKPWREELQILNEVFADPGILKVLHGSSMDIIWLQRDLGLYVVGMFDTYHAACALNYPKRSLKFLLHKFVNFEADKRYQMADWRIRPLPSGMFDYARSDTHYLLYIYDHLRNELLENSTPDHNLVDYVLEQSKNEALQRYERPVYDAATGQGQGGWYDYLYRNPAVLSKEQFAVFKAVHQWRDEVAREEDEGVQCVFPKHILFKIAQVMPLDQGTLFRTLSPVTPIAKDRAADLLEVIKKAKIEGATGPEWRDFVRPLKTTAAHAAEKGLSSDPAAEAIEYPTAARYKSSQFWGPVLDAREPLTPPEYAAIASAEALRLSLPLPPMPRTVSQAREKLGDTKPAPKPATTPAPPPEEDNKKIFTVKELGGPRKRKAAAEEAEAAPSLELDEINLENGSSAAALEKPSKKQRQKNKKNKSQSQPDGDAQGEVPFNYEAAESVLHAEPAQAAASRVSKRFAPYAKAMEAPAGARKHKREIAGKQFTFR